The following are encoded together in the Pseudoalteromonas ruthenica genome:
- a CDS encoding DUF3016 domain-containing protein produces MMKSLSYSLAIAALVTSLSSYAGEAKIKWHDLDDYTDARPANEVKGPFHKRLVKNFNKHFSREAENLPEGYVFNAEITNLDLAGDVRFGMNEIRVIKPIYMPKINFTYSVTDAEGNVVSEGEADLKDMQFMDRIRSPRANEANYYDFRLISSWFEKTLLPELGIEPKKAYR; encoded by the coding sequence ATGATGAAATCACTGAGCTACAGTTTGGCAATCGCGGCATTAGTTACATCCCTTAGTAGCTATGCTGGCGAAGCAAAAATCAAATGGCATGACTTAGACGATTACACCGATGCGCGTCCAGCTAATGAAGTAAAAGGACCGTTTCACAAGCGACTGGTTAAAAACTTTAATAAGCACTTTAGTAGAGAAGCAGAAAACCTGCCTGAAGGGTATGTGTTTAACGCTGAGATCACCAACCTCGATTTGGCCGGCGATGTGCGCTTTGGGATGAATGAGATCCGCGTGATTAAACCTATCTACATGCCTAAGATTAACTTTACTTACTCGGTCACCGATGCCGAGGGTAACGTGGTCAGTGAAGGGGAAGCGGATTTAAAAGACATGCAGTTTATGGATCGCATTCGCTCACCTCGAGCCAACGAAGCCAACTATTATGATTTTCGCTTGATAAGCTCGTGGTTTGAGAAAACCTTGTTGCCTGAGCTGGGTATCGAGCCGAAGAAAGCCTATCGCTAG